A region from the Streptomyces sp. 3214.6 genome encodes:
- a CDS encoding maleylpyruvate isomerase family mycothiol-dependent enzyme, giving the protein MTPEDAIVATADRIAELLQAGADPHTPLPGAEWTVGEAAAHLALAGKLMADIGAGEDRPYGDGTPSGLAAANRAALAVFPQRDPAVLGAEIANTARAFVATAAGRSPREAVLTPMGPMDVATLGSYLLTHLLGHGYDIAVALRGPHMVNREVVAFTLPFMRLAMPRAVNAGAVGHHACYLLRIARDRFAVTFADGVPTVTDTPPRRPDCTIAIDPIAFLLLALGRWTAPTAMARAKVVVWGRKPWLGLRFPMLFTAP; this is encoded by the coding sequence ATGACACCCGAGGATGCCATTGTCGCCACTGCCGACCGGATCGCGGAGCTGCTGCAGGCGGGGGCCGACCCGCACACGCCGCTGCCGGGCGCCGAGTGGACGGTGGGGGAGGCGGCGGCTCATCTCGCGCTGGCGGGGAAGCTGATGGCGGACATCGGGGCGGGAGAGGACCGCCCGTACGGCGATGGGACGCCGAGCGGCCTCGCGGCGGCCAACCGTGCGGCTCTGGCCGTCTTTCCGCAGCGGGATCCGGCGGTCCTCGGCGCGGAGATCGCGAATACCGCCCGAGCCTTCGTTGCGACCGCGGCCGGCCGCAGCCCGCGGGAGGCGGTGCTGACGCCGATGGGGCCGATGGACGTGGCGACCCTGGGCTCGTACCTGCTCACGCACTTGCTCGGGCACGGATACGACATCGCGGTCGCGCTGCGCGGGCCCCACATGGTCAACCGGGAAGTAGTCGCCTTCACGCTGCCGTTCATGCGGTTGGCCATGCCGCGTGCTGTGAACGCCGGCGCAGTCGGCCACCACGCGTGCTATCTGTTGCGGATCGCCCGCGACCGCTTCGCCGTGACCTTCGCGGACGGCGTGCCCACGGTCACCGACACCCCGCCCCGGCGGCCCGACTGCACGATCGCCATCGACCCCATCGCCTTCCTCCTCCTCGCCCTGGGCCGCTGGACCGCCCCCACCGCCATGGCCCGCGCCAAGGTCGTCGTCTGGGGCCGCAAACCGTGGCTGGGCCTGCGCTTCCCGATGCTCTTCACAGCGCCATAG
- a CDS encoding flavin reductase family protein — translation MIIDSADLDAKSAYKLLIGSVIPRPIAWVSTLSTEGVGNLAPISFFTVVGRKPPRISLSFQPRSDGATLKDSFVNIRDTGEFVTNMATLPQIDGLNRSAFEFEPDVDEFDAVGLEKVPSEAVRPPRIKGAPIAFECTVEHIFSSPDGLNNAVWGNVVRFYIRDDLYVGGRIDFGAIAPVGRLAAEYTLVNNAFETPLDPEVIKERSERRMERLDQKDTYYSPIDTPHWSPSGSTTTLD, via the coding sequence ATGATCATCGATTCCGCCGACCTGGACGCGAAGTCCGCCTACAAGCTGCTCATCGGCAGCGTCATCCCTCGCCCCATCGCCTGGGTGAGCACCCTGTCCACCGAAGGTGTGGGCAACCTGGCTCCCATCTCCTTCTTCACGGTCGTCGGGCGCAAGCCGCCCCGGATCTCGCTGTCGTTCCAGCCGCGTTCGGACGGTGCCACGCTCAAGGACAGCTTCGTCAACATCCGGGACACCGGCGAGTTCGTCACCAACATGGCCACCCTGCCGCAGATCGACGGGCTGAACCGCAGCGCCTTCGAGTTCGAGCCCGACGTCGACGAGTTCGACGCGGTCGGGCTGGAGAAGGTGCCGTCCGAGGCCGTTCGCCCGCCCCGTATCAAGGGGGCGCCCATCGCGTTCGAGTGCACCGTCGAGCACATCTTCTCGTCGCCCGACGGACTCAACAACGCCGTCTGGGGCAATGTGGTGCGCTTCTACATCCGAGATGACCTCTACGTGGGCGGCCGGATCGACTTCGGTGCCATCGCTCCGGTGGGACGACTCGCCGCCGAATACACCCTCGTGAACAACGCGTTCGAGACGCCGCTCGACCCCGAGGTGATCAAGGAGCGCTCCGAACGCCGGATGGAGCGCCTGGACCAGAAGGACACGTACTACTCGCCGATCGACACGCCCCACTGGTCGCCGTCCGGGTCCACCACCACGCTCGACTGA
- a CDS encoding IS110 family transposase — MSRADERTVDAQRRWLDTAYKRAFGIEGAGSYGATLTSFPRRAGHKVVEAGRPDRRLRRMNGKSDTLDAENAARAVLAGFATATPKTADGEAEMIRQLKIAHDQAVEQRAAAMVTIKAILVHASDALRRETAGKTQISLARQLAALRPRRLEGPEDALRHTLRTLAERWQYLDAEAKELTMMIGDLVQRVAPQLLEPRSSGRRRRARPEETGAVDPTVQPWGPMPRRKVSTTSVASASAFCRTWSGS; from the coding sequence GTGAGCCGGGCAGATGAGCGGACGGTTGACGCGCAGCGGCGATGGCTGGACACCGCGTACAAACGGGCCTTCGGGATCGAGGGCGCCGGCTCCTACGGCGCCACGTTGACGTCATTCCCGCGCAGGGCCGGCCACAAGGTGGTCGAGGCCGGACGCCCGGACCGGCGGCTGCGACGCATGAACGGAAAGTCCGACACCCTGGACGCCGAGAACGCTGCCCGCGCTGTGCTGGCCGGTTTCGCGACGGCCACGCCGAAGACCGCCGACGGCGAGGCCGAGATGATCCGCCAGCTCAAGATCGCCCATGACCAGGCCGTTGAACAGCGTGCGGCGGCGATGGTCACGATCAAGGCGATACTCGTCCACGCCTCGGACGCCCTGCGGCGGGAGACTGCAGGCAAGACACAGATCAGCCTGGCGCGGCAGCTGGCAGCTCTGCGTCCTCGCCGTCTGGAAGGACCCGAGGACGCCCTTCGGCACACCCTGCGGACGCTCGCCGAGCGGTGGCAGTACCTGGACGCCGAGGCCAAGGAGCTGACGATGATGATCGGCGACCTGGTCCAACGGGTCGCCCCGCAACTGCTCGAGCCACGATCGTCCGGTCGGCGGCGGAGGGCAAGACCAGAGGAGACGGGGGCCGTAGACCCGACGGTTCAGCCGTGGGGTCCCATGCCGCGCAGGAAGGTGTCGACGACGAGCGTGGCCAGTGCGTCCGCGTTCTGCCGGACCTGGTCCGGGTCGTGA
- a CDS encoding FAD binding domain-containing protein, translating into MKSFSYLSAPDTATALRTIADSDDVKFLAGGTNLVDLMREGIEHPATLVDITRLPLTGIEELPDGTLRVGALVTNSRLAADPLIRTRYPVLAQAILLGASAQLRNMATVGGNLLQRTRCMYFYDENSACNKRAPGSGCDAIGGFSRGSAVLGASEHCIATHPSDMAVALVMLDAVVEVESVRGIRRIPVADFHTLPGDTPHIETVLAADELITAIELPPVAIAAHSRYRKVRDRASYAFALVSVAAAIKVADDGRIAEVRLALGGVATKPWRARIAEELLLGAEATDESFARAAAAELAPALPQSGNAFKIDLAQRTVVAVLRKLNAERSAS; encoded by the coding sequence GTGAAGTCGTTCTCCTACCTCAGCGCCCCGGACACGGCCACGGCGCTGCGCACGATCGCCGACTCTGATGACGTCAAGTTCCTCGCGGGCGGGACGAACCTCGTCGACCTGATGCGGGAGGGCATCGAACACCCGGCGACGCTCGTGGACATCACACGCCTGCCCCTGACCGGGATCGAGGAACTCCCCGACGGCACCCTTCGCGTCGGCGCACTGGTGACCAACAGCCGGCTCGCGGCGGACCCGCTGATCAGGACCCGTTATCCAGTGCTGGCGCAGGCGATCCTGCTGGGGGCGTCCGCTCAGCTGCGGAACATGGCGACCGTGGGAGGGAACCTGCTGCAGCGCACCCGCTGCATGTACTTCTACGACGAGAACTCGGCGTGCAACAAACGTGCGCCCGGCAGCGGTTGTGACGCGATCGGCGGGTTCTCCCGGGGCAGCGCGGTGCTGGGGGCGAGCGAGCACTGCATAGCGACGCATCCCTCGGACATGGCGGTGGCGCTGGTGATGCTCGACGCGGTCGTCGAGGTCGAGAGCGTGCGCGGCATCCGGCGTATCCCGGTCGCCGACTTCCACACGCTGCCCGGCGACACTCCCCACATCGAGACGGTGCTGGCCGCCGACGAGCTGATCACAGCGATCGAGCTGCCGCCAGTGGCGATCGCGGCGCACTCGCGCTACCGCAAGGTCCGCGATCGCGCGTCCTACGCCTTCGCCCTTGTCTCCGTCGCCGCCGCAATCAAGGTCGCCGACGACGGCCGTATCGCCGAGGTCCGCCTCGCGCTCGGCGGCGTCGCGACCAAGCCGTGGCGGGCGCGCATAGCGGAAGAGCTGCTGCTCGGCGCCGAAGCCACCGACGAGAGCTTCGCCCGCGCCGCCGCCGCCGAACTCGCCCCAGCCCTGCCTCAGTCCGGCAACGCCTTCAAGATCGACCTGGCCCAGCGGACGGTCGTGGCCGTGCTGCGGAAACTCAACGCCGAGCGGAGCGCATCGTGA
- a CDS encoding XdhC family protein, with protein MLDIADELSRWLEEGRDFAVATVVGVSGSAPRGPGAALAVDADGMAIGSVSGGCVEGAVYDLCTQALKDGQAVHERFGYSDEDAFAVGLTCGGVLDILVTPVPVDAPGQKAFQTALSAATRGEAAALARVIRGPAELLGRALTVREDGSYDGGLGGRPDLDRAVVDEACSLLQAGRTGTFDIGQDGTHCDPDLTVFVESSVPPPRMLVFGAIDFAAALVRVGKFLGYHVTVCDARPVFATRTRFPEADDIVVDWPHRYLHRTLTDERTVVCVLTHDAKFDVPLLETALRLPAAYIGAMGSRRTHEDRDRRLREVGLTEAELTRLHSPIGLDLGARTPEETALSIAAEIVAARHGGTGMPLSDSHTPIHHATDVRRPTVIGAGGRVTRPRAEPSRGLRRSI; from the coding sequence ATGCTGGACATCGCTGACGAGCTGAGCCGGTGGCTCGAGGAAGGCCGGGACTTCGCCGTCGCCACCGTCGTGGGGGTCAGCGGCAGCGCTCCGCGAGGGCCTGGCGCCGCGCTCGCCGTCGACGCCGACGGCATGGCCATCGGCTCGGTCTCCGGCGGCTGTGTCGAAGGCGCGGTCTACGACCTGTGCACCCAGGCGCTCAAGGACGGCCAGGCGGTGCACGAGCGGTTCGGCTACAGCGACGAGGACGCCTTCGCCGTCGGCCTGACCTGCGGTGGTGTCCTCGACATCCTGGTCACGCCCGTACCCGTCGACGCGCCCGGCCAGAAGGCGTTCCAGACGGCGCTGTCGGCCGCCACCCGGGGCGAGGCGGCGGCGCTGGCCCGCGTGATCCGCGGCCCGGCAGAGCTTCTCGGACGGGCGCTGACGGTCCGTGAGGACGGATCCTATGACGGCGGACTCGGCGGACGTCCCGACCTGGACCGCGCCGTCGTCGACGAAGCCTGCTCCCTGTTGCAAGCCGGCCGCACCGGCACCTTCGACATCGGGCAGGACGGAACCCACTGCGATCCCGACCTGACCGTGTTCGTCGAATCAAGCGTGCCGCCGCCCCGCATGCTGGTCTTCGGCGCCATCGACTTCGCCGCGGCCCTGGTACGCGTGGGCAAGTTCCTCGGCTACCACGTCACGGTGTGCGACGCCCGGCCCGTCTTCGCCACCCGGACGCGCTTTCCCGAGGCCGACGACATCGTGGTCGACTGGCCGCACCGCTACCTCCACCGCACCCTGACCGACGAGCGCACCGTGGTGTGCGTCCTCACCCACGACGCCAAGTTCGACGTGCCTCTGCTGGAGACGGCCCTGCGACTGCCCGCCGCCTACATCGGCGCGATGGGCTCCCGCCGCACCCACGAGGACCGCGACCGCAGACTCCGCGAAGTCGGCCTGACCGAAGCCGAACTGACCCGCTTGCACTCACCCATCGGCCTCGACCTCGGCGCCCGCACACCCGAGGAGACCGCCCTGTCCATCGCCGCCGAGATCGTCGCCGCCCGCCACGGCGGAACAGGCATGCCCCTGAGCGACTCACACACACCGATCCACCACGCTACTGACGTCCGCCGGCCGACGGTGATCGGCGCGGGTGGCCGCGTGACGCGACCGCGAGCCGAGCCCTCCCGGGGACTGCGGAGGTCGATTTGA
- a CDS encoding SNG1 family protein, giving the protein MNGIHPFRVLRAKPLWIASGVITGVLALLFAVLYVGANIDPAGHMKNLPVGLVNADKGAAVGGKQVNLGAQITDSIKKSTAGGGKVDWKVMDEREVKEELGKGKLYGALVVPADFTSSVASLTGTAAAETPVRPALTVLTNQSAGSLGSSLARVATTQAAENASLHIGKELTAQIGPAQEKLPAAARVLLADPAAVTVKDGHPLDSHSGLGLTAFYYALALVVVGMLSANVISGQVDHTLGYTHNDLGPLRLHRPLIRATRVQTLAISSTLMAALSLLMGTLVMVGAVGIMGMDASHLPLLWLYSVCAVAVSGIGALTLLAVFGTPGMLVATLVFIGMAVPTANATTPIQALPGFYRFLAEFEPLRQIAGGIRAILYYGAQGDAGLTRGWVMMAVGLVAAALFGFGVLGWYDRKGLHRIPAETDPEKNATPV; this is encoded by the coding sequence ATGAACGGAATTCATCCCTTCCGCGTGCTGCGCGCGAAACCCCTGTGGATCGCCAGCGGTGTGATCACCGGCGTTCTCGCGCTGCTGTTCGCCGTGCTGTACGTCGGCGCCAACATCGACCCGGCCGGCCACATGAAGAACCTGCCCGTCGGCCTGGTGAACGCCGACAAGGGAGCCGCGGTCGGTGGCAAGCAGGTGAACCTGGGAGCACAGATCACCGACTCGATCAAGAAGTCCACGGCGGGAGGGGGCAAGGTCGACTGGAAGGTGATGGACGAGCGGGAGGTGAAGGAGGAACTCGGCAAGGGCAAGCTGTACGGTGCGCTTGTCGTGCCCGCTGACTTCACGTCCTCGGTCGCCTCCCTGACCGGCACCGCGGCCGCCGAAACCCCGGTCCGCCCGGCGCTGACGGTGCTGACGAACCAGTCCGCCGGCAGCCTGGGCTCCAGTCTGGCGAGGGTCGCGACGACGCAGGCCGCCGAGAACGCCTCGCTCCACATCGGCAAGGAACTGACCGCCCAGATCGGACCCGCGCAGGAGAAGCTGCCCGCCGCGGCCCGCGTCCTGCTCGCCGATCCGGCCGCCGTCACGGTGAAGGACGGCCATCCCCTCGACTCGCACAGCGGCCTGGGCCTCACCGCGTTCTACTACGCGCTCGCCCTCGTGGTCGTCGGCATGCTCTCCGCCAACGTCATCAGCGGCCAGGTGGACCACACCCTCGGCTACACCCACAACGACCTGGGTCCGCTGCGCCTGCACCGCCCGCTGATCCGGGCGACCCGTGTGCAGACCCTCGCCATCAGCAGCACCCTCATGGCGGCCCTGTCCCTGCTGATGGGCACCCTGGTCATGGTCGGGGCGGTCGGCATCATGGGCATGGACGCCTCCCACCTGCCGCTGTTGTGGCTGTACTCGGTGTGCGCCGTCGCGGTCTCCGGGATCGGCGCGCTCACCCTCCTCGCGGTGTTCGGCACCCCCGGCATGCTGGTGGCCACGCTGGTCTTCATCGGCATGGCGGTGCCAACGGCCAACGCCACCACGCCGATCCAGGCGCTGCCCGGCTTCTACCGCTTCCTCGCCGAGTTCGAGCCCCTGCGGCAGATCGCCGGCGGCATCCGCGCGATCCTCTACTACGGCGCGCAGGGCGACGCGGGCCTGACCCGGGGCTGGGTCATGATGGCCGTCGGCCTCGTGGCGGCCGCACTGTTCGGGTTCGGCGTGCTGGGGTGGTACGACCGCAAGGGGCTGCACCGCATCCCTGCCGAGACGGACCCCGAGAAGAACGCCACCCCTGTGTAG
- a CDS encoding enoyl-CoA hydratase/isomerase family protein, whose translation MPVLTHSIDGDVATIVLDNPPQNRFAPEFTQELSEIVDALTRSQARAVVLRAEGPDFSYGGDFRPWVDADRTSLRADFDLALSVINRFEQLPIPVVAAVQGLCYGGGFELALRADIILAAESARFGHPEQSLGIVTLLGGIHRVAERAGRARAFEWALTSEQVPATVMAEAGVINRVVPDDELRTEAEAFAQKIAQGPTRAHVAHKALLRAWATGGIPAADQQLFDLAVPLFETEDVKDGLASAAKALKEGRPRPVLPFKGR comes from the coding sequence ATGCCCGTTCTCACCCATTCCATAGATGGCGATGTCGCCACGATCGTCCTCGACAATCCTCCGCAGAACCGCTTCGCGCCCGAGTTCACCCAGGAGCTCAGCGAGATCGTCGACGCCCTCACGCGCAGCCAGGCCCGCGCCGTCGTACTGCGGGCCGAGGGACCCGACTTCAGTTACGGTGGCGACTTCCGGCCCTGGGTCGACGCCGACCGCACGAGCCTGCGGGCCGACTTCGACCTCGCTCTGTCCGTGATCAACCGGTTCGAGCAGCTCCCGATCCCGGTCGTGGCCGCGGTCCAGGGGCTGTGCTACGGCGGCGGCTTCGAACTCGCGCTGCGGGCCGACATCATCCTCGCCGCCGAGAGCGCCCGCTTCGGCCATCCCGAGCAGTCGCTCGGCATCGTCACCCTCCTCGGCGGGATCCACCGCGTGGCCGAACGGGCCGGTCGGGCCCGCGCCTTCGAATGGGCACTGACCTCCGAGCAGGTACCCGCCACGGTCATGGCCGAGGCCGGGGTCATCAACCGCGTCGTCCCCGACGACGAACTCCGCACCGAAGCCGAGGCCTTCGCCCAAAAGATCGCCCAGGGCCCCACCCGGGCGCACGTCGCGCACAAGGCGTTGCTGCGCGCCTGGGCCACCGGCGGCATCCCCGCCGCCGACCAGCAGCTGTTCGACCTGGCCGTCCCTCTCTTCGAGACCGAGGACGTCAAGGACGGCCTGGCCTCCGCCGCCAAGGCCCTCAAGGAGGGCCGCCCCCGGCCCGTCCTGCCCTTCAAGGGCCGCTGA
- a CDS encoding (2Fe-2S)-binding protein, whose product MTTVEIELRINGSAQKLDVAPQVSLLDALREYLGLTGTKKGCDQGACGACTVLADGRRINACLALAVQYQGREITTIEGVDHPLQEAFVRTDGFQCGYCTPGQICSAIGMLAEHKEGAPSAATEHLADTGGELDEAEIRERMSGNLCRCGAYNGIVAAIKEVAK is encoded by the coding sequence ATGACCACGGTGGAGATCGAACTGCGGATCAATGGGTCCGCCCAGAAGCTGGACGTCGCGCCGCAGGTGAGCCTGCTCGACGCGCTGCGCGAGTACCTGGGGTTGACCGGTACCAAGAAGGGCTGCGACCAGGGCGCGTGCGGCGCCTGCACGGTGCTGGCCGACGGTCGGCGGATCAACGCGTGCCTCGCGCTGGCGGTGCAGTACCAGGGCCGGGAGATCACCACTATCGAAGGGGTCGACCACCCGCTGCAGGAGGCGTTCGTCCGCACCGACGGATTCCAGTGCGGCTACTGCACGCCGGGCCAGATCTGCTCGGCGATCGGGATGCTCGCCGAGCACAAGGAAGGCGCGCCCAGCGCGGCGACCGAGCACCTCGCCGACACCGGCGGGGAGCTGGACGAGGCGGAGATCAGGGAGCGGATGAGCGGCAACCTGTGCCGCTGCGGCGCCTACAACGGCATCGTCGCGGCGATCAAGGAGGTCGCGAAGTGA
- a CDS encoding TetR/AcrR family transcriptional regulator: protein MGRPLRADAARTVRAILEAAEQVLAEDPSASMEQIAEQAGVARTTVHRRFANRQALIEALGASAKRQLMECVEDAHMDTAPPLVALHRVTANVLRIKSVWRFTLGHPLAETPLTAEIWSEINAGALEFFARAQREGLLAPDADLLWARRAYYALVDEAQHGGGADHDPDQVRQNADALATLVVDTFLRGMGPHG, encoded by the coding sequence ATGGGCCGACCCCTGCGGGCCGATGCCGCGCGCACTGTGCGCGCGATCCTGGAGGCGGCCGAGCAGGTCCTGGCAGAAGACCCCAGCGCCTCCATGGAGCAGATCGCCGAGCAGGCGGGCGTGGCCCGAACGACGGTGCACCGGCGGTTCGCCAACCGCCAGGCCCTCATCGAGGCCCTCGGCGCCTCGGCGAAGCGGCAGCTCATGGAGTGCGTGGAAGACGCCCACATGGACACCGCCCCACCGCTCGTGGCACTGCACCGCGTCACGGCGAACGTACTGCGGATCAAGAGCGTCTGGCGGTTCACCCTCGGCCACCCCCTCGCCGAAACCCCTCTCACGGCGGAGATCTGGTCCGAGATCAACGCCGGCGCCCTCGAGTTCTTCGCCCGTGCCCAGCGCGAGGGGCTCCTCGCCCCGGACGCGGACCTCCTGTGGGCGCGGCGGGCCTACTACGCCCTCGTCGACGAGGCCCAGCACGGAGGCGGCGCGGATCACGACCCGGACCAGGTCCGGCAGAACGCGGACGCACTGGCCACGCTCGTCGTCGACACCTTCCTGCGCGGCATGGGACCCCACGGCTGA
- a CDS encoding TetR/AcrR family transcriptional regulator has translation MKPSSRERLLEAAAALTYQDGVNIGVDALCKAAGVSKRSMYQLFHSKDDLLAASLEERTAPFVATLLPPADDGRSPRERILHVFEQLESHAGAPAFRGCRYLAVQIELKDQNHPASQVAHRIKAKLTAFFRTEAERGGASDPDLLAWQLILVFDGASARAGIGADTMTGLIAPTVVTLLDAAGAR, from the coding sequence GTGAAGCCATCTTCCAGAGAGCGCCTGCTGGAGGCGGCGGCCGCGCTCACCTACCAGGACGGCGTCAATATCGGCGTCGACGCGCTATGCAAGGCGGCGGGCGTGTCGAAGCGCTCCATGTACCAGTTGTTCCACAGCAAGGACGACCTGCTGGCAGCAAGCCTGGAGGAGCGCACTGCCCCCTTCGTGGCCACTCTCCTGCCCCCGGCGGACGACGGCCGCTCCCCCCGCGAGCGGATCCTGCACGTCTTCGAGCAACTGGAGTCGCATGCGGGCGCGCCCGCCTTCCGAGGCTGCCGGTACCTGGCTGTGCAGATCGAGCTCAAGGACCAGAATCACCCCGCGAGCCAGGTGGCACACCGGATCAAGGCGAAACTGACCGCCTTCTTCCGCACCGAGGCCGAGCGCGGTGGCGCGAGCGACCCCGATCTGCTGGCCTGGCAGCTGATCCTGGTCTTCGACGGCGCCAGCGCCCGTGCGGGGATCGGAGCCGACACCATGACGGGACTCATCGCACCCACGGTGGTCACCCTGCTGGATGCGGCAGGCGCGCGCTGA
- a CDS encoding xanthine dehydrogenase family protein molybdopterin-binding subunit produces MTTHTRTGSESGLDASVPVGGAVGRPVDRRDGHAKVTGAVRFSAEHHYPNLTYATLVHATVARGTITGIDTTAAAAVPGVVAVLTHINAPRIRSVRNHNIVRDLGPSVSGTSLDYLNTDQVFWDGQPIAVVVAKTSAAANEAAPLVEVTYDLLPARVDFVAEQTNATPAKGDLTFAGHTKKGDADKALAAAEVSVDLRYTTPGLQHNTIEPHATVAVWDGDHLTVHDTTQAMDQSRRYLAWRFGVPASNVRVHAEFVGGGFGGKFAVWPGTVIAAMAAKAVGRPVRLALSRRAVSRATGGRTASTNRIALGAARDGRLTSLIQDSVTRTGSAGGLLEATSSPARHLYGAENMVTRQNLVAMDLMPNTWLRAPGEAIGSFVLESAMDELAYELSMDPIALRLRNEPAKDPTGGRRFSQRMQREAFERGAERFGWADRNPEPRSMRDGEWLVGMGTATAYHPTLRLVADVKVRLSDDGSALVQCAFHEMGMGSATVQAQIAADALGIAYEKVQVEYGDSALPSGPMAGNSNQTATVATSVLAACAELTRKVSALARRTGTTGQEPAAALRATGRPFLEASVGSATRLGALGSQGRFLSNFLKDQRWSKAARGAQFCEVRVNADTGELRISRWLGMFDVGRVINPKTAASQLRGAVVMGIGMALSEQSLIDPRNGRTMSAGLDSYYVPVHADIPPIDVDWLDEPDKTMPLGIIGLGEVGMTGVAAAIANAVYHATGKRIRDLPITLDKLL; encoded by the coding sequence GTGACCACACACACCAGGACAGGCTCCGAGTCCGGCCTGGACGCTTCCGTGCCCGTCGGGGGCGCGGTCGGACGGCCGGTGGACCGCCGGGACGGCCACGCGAAGGTGACCGGGGCGGTGCGGTTCTCCGCCGAGCACCACTACCCGAACCTCACGTACGCGACGCTGGTTCACGCCACCGTCGCGCGGGGCACGATCACCGGCATCGACACGACCGCGGCGGCCGCGGTGCCCGGCGTCGTCGCGGTCCTCACCCACATCAACGCACCGAGGATCCGCTCGGTACGCAACCACAACATCGTGCGGGACCTGGGACCGAGCGTGTCGGGGACCAGCCTCGACTACCTCAACACGGATCAGGTCTTCTGGGACGGCCAGCCGATCGCTGTCGTGGTCGCCAAGACCTCGGCCGCGGCGAACGAGGCCGCCCCGCTCGTCGAAGTGACCTACGACCTGTTGCCCGCGCGGGTGGACTTCGTCGCCGAGCAGACGAACGCCACCCCGGCGAAGGGCGACCTCACCTTCGCCGGCCACACGAAAAAGGGTGACGCCGATAAGGCGCTGGCCGCCGCGGAAGTTTCGGTCGACCTGCGCTACACCACGCCCGGCCTGCAGCACAACACGATCGAGCCGCACGCGACGGTCGCCGTCTGGGACGGTGACCACCTCACCGTGCACGACACCACGCAGGCCATGGACCAAAGCCGCCGCTACCTGGCCTGGCGGTTCGGTGTGCCGGCGTCGAATGTCCGCGTCCATGCCGAGTTCGTGGGGGGCGGCTTCGGTGGCAAGTTCGCCGTCTGGCCCGGCACGGTCATCGCGGCGATGGCGGCCAAGGCTGTCGGGCGGCCGGTGCGTCTGGCGCTGAGTCGCAGGGCCGTCAGCCGTGCCACCGGTGGGCGTACCGCCTCGACCAACCGGATCGCGCTCGGTGCGGCCCGCGACGGCCGGCTCACCTCGCTGATCCAGGACAGCGTCACCCGCACCGGCTCGGCCGGGGGCCTGCTCGAGGCGACCAGCTCGCCGGCCCGGCACCTCTACGGCGCCGAGAACATGGTCACCCGGCAGAACCTCGTCGCCATGGATCTGATGCCCAACACCTGGCTGCGCGCCCCGGGGGAGGCGATCGGCAGCTTCGTGCTGGAATCGGCGATGGACGAACTCGCCTACGAGCTGTCCATGGATCCGATCGCCCTGCGGCTGCGCAACGAGCCGGCAAAGGATCCGACGGGTGGCAGGAGGTTCTCCCAGCGGATGCAGCGTGAAGCCTTCGAGAGAGGCGCCGAACGCTTCGGTTGGGCGGACCGCAACCCCGAACCCCGCTCCATGCGGGATGGCGAGTGGCTCGTCGGGATGGGCACGGCCACCGCCTACCACCCGACCCTGCGCCTGGTCGCCGACGTCAAGGTTCGGCTGAGCGACGACGGCAGCGCGCTCGTGCAGTGCGCTTTCCACGAGATGGGCATGGGCTCCGCGACCGTACAGGCACAGATCGCCGCGGACGCGCTCGGCATCGCGTACGAGAAGGTCCAAGTCGAGTACGGCGATTCGGCCCTGCCGTCCGGGCCGATGGCCGGCAACTCGAACCAGACTGCGACGGTGGCCACCAGCGTCCTCGCCGCGTGCGCCGAGCTGACCCGGAAGGTGAGTGCCCTGGCCCGGCGTACGGGGACGACCGGTCAGGAACCGGCGGCCGCCCTGCGTGCGACGGGGCGCCCGTTCCTCGAGGCCTCGGTCGGGTCGGCCACACGGTTGGGCGCGCTGGGCAGTCAGGGCCGGTTCCTGTCCAACTTCCTGAAGGACCAGCGCTGGTCCAAGGCCGCCCGCGGCGCGCAGTTCTGTGAGGTGCGGGTGAACGCCGACACCGGGGAACTGCGGATCTCGCGCTGGCTCGGCATGTTCGACGTCGGCCGCGTCATCAACCCCAAGACCGCGGCCAGTCAGCTCCGCGGGGCCGTGGTCATGGGCATCGGCATGGCGCTGTCGGAGCAGAGCCTGATCGATCCCCGCAACGGGCGCACCATGAGCGCCGGGCTCGACTCCTACTACGTGCCCGTGCACGCCGACATCCCCCCGATCGACGTCGACTGGCTCGACGAACCGGACAAGACGATGCCCCTGGGCATCATCGGCCTGGGCGAGGTCGGCATGACCGGCGTGGCGGCCGCGATCGCGAACGCCGTCTATCACGCGACCGGCAAGCGGATACGGGACCTGCCTATCACGCTGGACAAGCTGCTGTGA